The Dioscorea cayenensis subsp. rotundata cultivar TDr96_F1 chromosome 7, TDr96_F1_v2_PseudoChromosome.rev07_lg8_w22 25.fasta, whole genome shotgun sequence genome includes a region encoding these proteins:
- the LOC120264481 gene encoding LOW QUALITY PROTEIN: sulfoquinovosidase-like (The sequence of the model RefSeq protein was modified relative to this genomic sequence to represent the inferred CDS: inserted 1 base in 1 codon; deleted 7 bases in 5 codons), whose protein sequence is MQPLKIFKKHHKHINNPFPSQPKTLPFIHGSLSFNPGKVPQHYTFQVGDDFLVNWSSGNGGWLYISHLSQPKRSLWSTIPGQAFISAAAAQTEVEESRGSFAIHDGDVSFVSNHQSIDEIRVLYQSDIEKKSKDPDFLHGYFKVNDSFEGIKFPVLIITGWVFSKRKKEKRIYSSFYSGASKSLCFGSQSSRRKPSCAARYWFFLDQKNKSQIGFKVKFGDLCQQWSPKGFPKSSKSFPKWKLVRYRRQKLIVNFSRRRGFLPLSSEEEEEQKVELFRGFNRVFITYSSENDERFYGFGEQFSHMEFKGKRVPILVQEQGIGRGDQPITFASNLVSYRSGGDXSTTYAPSPIYMTSKMRSLYLEGYCYSVFDLTKRDRVQIQIYEGSAEGRILNGTSPVALIESFTEIIGRPPVLPEWIVSGAVVGMQGGTEAVRRVWDQLQEHDVPISAFWLQDWVGQRETLIGSQLWWNWEVDKNRYPGWKQLVHDLRACNIQVMTYCNPCLVPTDQKMNRERDLFEEAKNLGILVKDNNGDTYMIPNTTFDVGMLDFTHPRTGDWFKKILHEMVDSGVRGWMADFWKDCPWDANTYSGEDAIAAHNRYPELWAKINREFVDEWKSNCNGNKKDDSNESLVFFMRAGFRGSFKWSMLFWEGDQMVSWQKNDGIKSSVIGLLSSGLSGFALNHSDIGGYCSVNMPFIRYYRTEELLMRWMELNAFSSVFRTHEGNIPSSNCQFYSNRNTLAQFARFAKVFKAWKFYRLKLVKEAAEKGLPVVRHLFLHYPNDEHVHSLSYQQFLVGSEFLVVPVLDRGMKEVKAYFPISGGDLWQHVWTGRVYRKPLDYSEKNQQGFEAWVDAPIGYPAVFVKFGSSIGETFLRNLRDLNIY, encoded by the exons ATGCAACCTCTCAAGATCTTCAAGAAACATCACAAGCACATCAACAACCCTTTTCCTTCTCAACCAAAAACTCTACCTTTCATCCATGGATCCCTGTCCTTCAATCCAGGCAAAGTCCCCCAACACTATACCTTCCAAGTTGGTGATGATTTCCTGGTGAATTGGAGCTCTGGCAATGGTGGTTGGCTCTATATATCTCACCTTTCTCAGCCTAAGAGAAGCTTGTGGTCTACCATCCCTGGTCAGGCCTTCATCTCAGCTGCAGCTGCTCAGACTGAAGTGGAGGAGAGCAGAGGTTCCTTTGCCATACATGATGGTGATGTTTCCTTTGTCTCAAATCATCAGTCTATTGATGAAATCAGAGTTTTGTATCAATCTGATATtgagaagaaatcaaaggaTCCTGATTTTTTGCATGGTTACTTCAAAGTAAATGATTCTTTTGAGGGGATAAAGTTCCCTGTTTTGATTATAACTGGATGGGTTTTCAGTAAgagaaagaaggagaagagaatttatagtagtttttattcaggggcaagtaAAAGTTTATGTTTTGGCAGTCAGAGCAGCAGGAGGAAACCTTCATGTGCTGCAAGGTATTGGTTTTTTCTTGATCAAAAGAACAAGAGTCAGATTGGTTTCAAGGTGAAATTTGGGGATTTATGTCAGCAGTGGAGCCCAAAAGGTTTTCCCAAATCCTCAAAAAGTTTTCCCAAGTGGAAACTGGTGAGATACAGGCGGCAAAAGTTGATTGTTAATTTCTCAAGGAGAAGAGGATTCCTTCCTCTTTCttcagaggaagaggaagaacaaAAGGTTGAGTTGTTTAGAGGATTCAATAGGGTT TTCATCACATATTCTAGTGAGAATGATGAGAGGTTTTATGGATTTGGAGAGCAGTTCTCACATATGGAGTTT AAGGGAAAAAGGGTGCCAATACTTGTGCAAGAACAAGGTATTGGAAGAGGAGACCAG CCTATCACATTTGCATCCAATTTAGTGAGTTACAG GTCTGGTGGTG TGAGTACTACTTACGCTCCTTCTCCAATTTACATGACC TCAAAAATGCGGTCTCTTTATCTTGAAGGATACTGTTATTCTGTTTTTGATTTAACAAAACGTGATAGAGTTCAAATTCAG ATATATGAAGGTTCAGCAGAAGGAAGGATACTGAATGGAACTTCACCTGTTGCACTCATTGAAAGTTTTACGGAGATCATAGGGAGACCTCCTGTGCTTCCAGAATGGATTGTTTCTGGTGCCGTTGTAGGAATGCAGGGAGGTACTGAAGCTGTTCGCCGAGTTTGGGATCAGTTACAAGAGCATGATGTTCCTATTTCTGCATTTTGGTTGCAG GATTGGGTTGGTCAAAGAGAAACGTTAATTGGTTCACAGTTATGGTGGAATTGGGAAGTAGATAAGAATCGGTATCCGGGATGGAAACAATTAGTCCATGATCTTAGAGCTTGTAACATACAAGTTATGACATATTGCAATCCTTGCCTTGTCCCG ACTGATCAAAAGATGAATCGAGAAAGGGACTTGTTTGAAGAGGCAAAGAACTTGGGCATACTAGTGAAAGACAACAATGGGGATACGTACATGATCCCAAATACAACTTTTGATGTAGGAATGTTGGATTTTACACACCCTAGAACCGGTGATTGGTTTAAGAAGATATTGCATGAAATGGTGGATTCTGGTGTAAGAGGCTGGATGGCGGATTTTTGG AAGGATTGCCCTTGGGACGCTAATACCTACTCAG GCGAGGACGCAATTGCAGCACATAACCGATATCCAGAATTATGGGCCAAGATCAACAGGGAATTTGTAGATGAATGGAAATCTAATTGTAATGGAAATAAGAAAGATGATTCAAATGAAAGTTTGGTCTTCTTCATGAGGGCTGGTTTCCGAGGAAGCTTCAAATGGTCAATGTTGTTTTGGGAAGGTGATCAAATGGTAAGTTGGCAGAAAAATGACGGAATTAAGAGCAGTGTCATTGGCTTGCTCAGTAGTGGTCTCTCTGGCTTTGCCTTGAATCACAGTGATATTGGCGGTTATTGTTCGGTAAACATGCCTTTCATTAGATATTACCGGACTGAAGAGCTTCTCATGCGGTGGATGGAACTAAATGCATTCAGCAGTGTATTTCGGACACACGAA GGAAACATTCCATCATCCAACTGCCAATTCTACTCAAACAGAAACACATTAGCTCAATTTGCGCGGTTTGCAAAGGTATTCAAAGCCTGGAAATTCTACAGACTCAAACTTGTGAAG GAAGCAGCCGAGAAAGGATTGCCTGTTGTGAGGCATTTATTCCTACATTACCCAAATGATGAACATGTTCATAGCTTGAGTTATCAGCAATTTTTGGTTGGAAGTGAGTTTTTGGTGGTGCCTGTGCTTGATAGAGGCATGAAGGAAGTTAAGGCTTATTTTCCAATTTCAGGAGGAGATCTTTGGCAACATGTTTGGACAGGGAGAGTTTATAGAAAACCATTGGATTATTCAGAGAAAAATCAACAAGGATTTGAAGCTTGGGTTGATGCTCCAATTGGCTACCCTGCTGTGTTTGTGAAATTTGGTTCCTCAATTGGTGAAACATTCCTGAGGAATTTGAGAGATCTTAATATTTATTAG